CAGTGGTTGTTGGTCAGCATCCGGTTGGTCGGCCCGACCCGCCACGCCGTGCACAGCGAGCCGCCGTTGCGCAGCAGCTTGGCCACCGCCGGGGTCTTGCCGAACTCGGCGGGGTTGCTCGACTGGTAGCACACGGCGTCGCGGTAGTCGTTGCCGCCGCAGATGCTCCTGGGCGCCACCTCCGCCGCCGCGGACAGCTCGGCGTCGGTGTACCCGCGGGTGACCTTGTCGAGCGCCACGCGGCTGTCCGGGTGCGCCGGTCCGCCGTCCTTGCCGCGCAGGGCGAGCACGGCCGTGTCGCCGGTGACCGACATGGCCCAGAAGCCGGTGGCGTCGGTGGTCGCGGTGCCCGACGCGGCCACGTCGGCGGTGTAGCGGTACGACTCCGCGCCGGTCGGGTCGGACACCGCCAGGACGTCGCCGCCGACCAGCCGTAGGCCGGTGAAGTGCGCCTTGAGGTACCACGAGCCGGGTCGGTGGAGGGTGGTGGACGGGGTCGTGCCGTCGAGGACGACCGACACGGCCTCGTCCTGGCCGACCTTCTGGGTCTGCTCGACGTGCCGCGGTGCCGCGTTCGCAGGGGGTGCGAGCACCGGCGCGCCGAGCTGGGTGGTCATGAGTTGGGGTGCGACGACCAGGGGCGCCGCGAGCAGGGTTGCCGCGAGGAGTTGCAGGGTTCTCCGCACGG
This region of Saccharothrix longispora genomic DNA includes:
- a CDS encoding trypsin-like serine peptidase; translated protein: MRRTLQLLAATLLAAPLVVAPQLMTTQLGAPVLAPPANAAPRHVEQTQKVGQDEAVSVVLDGTTPSTTLHRPGSWYLKAHFTGLRLVGGDVLAVSDPTGAESYRYTADVAASGTATTDATGFWAMSVTGDTAVLALRGKDGGPAHPDSRVALDKVTRGYTDAELSAAAEVAPRSICGGNDYRDAVCYQSSNPAEFGKTPAVAKLLRNGGSLCTAWRVGPTNRMLTNNHCFTSGTGIEVWFNYQCPTCGGTATAAVTKVLVSSVLRTNAALDYTLFSVTNFASLASFGYLELDARVPAVGEEMYVIGHPAGKLKKVSLRDDQNGGGYCVVSAVRVNGSSSQSDIAYRCDTEGGSSGSPVLSRRTNKVIGLHHYGGCPNQGVRIDLVAAQISGLM